From the Moorena sp. SIOASIH genome, the window ACTACTCCTGTGTATCTCTTTAGTTTTTAATCTTTCCCTACTGGGTTTCTTCAAATATTTTAACTTTTTCGCAGAAAGTTTCAGCAGTTTGCTTCAAATTGTTGGACTCCAGGTTGACTGGGTTACCTTAACTATCCTGCTGCCTGTAGGGATTTCTTTCTACACTTTCCAAACGATGAGTTACACCATCGACATCTACCGAGGAAAGTTGAAGCCGATTAGTAATTTCCTAGATTTTGCACTTTTTGTTTCCTTTTTTCCCCAGTTGGTGGCAGGCCCGATCGAACGAGCAACTACGCTAATACCCCAAATCATATTACCACGTAATCTCAATATAGAACAAATTAATGCTGGAATATTACTAATTGTTTGGGGGTATTTTAAAAAGGTAGTAATTGCTGATAATATGGCGACTATCGCCAATCCAATATTCAATAACTACACCCAATATCAGGGGTTGGATGTCCTGATCGGTATTCTGGCTTTTACCGTGCAAATCTACGGAGATTTCTCTGGTTACTCTGACATTGCGCGAGGAATTTCCAAGCTGATGGGCTTTGAGTTGATGGTGAATTTCAAGCTACCCTATTTTGCTCTCAATCCCAGTGATTTTTGGTTACGATGGCATATTTCTCTATCTACTTGGTTACGAGATTATCTTTATATTCCCTTAGGTGGTAACCGCCAGGGTAGTTTAAACACCTACCGTAACTTATTTTTAACAATGCTTCTGGGCGGTCTTTGGCATGGAGCTGCCTGGAACTTTGTGATCTGGGGTGCATTTCAAGGGCTGATTCTGATCATCTACCGCATCTTTGATAAGAATCCAGAACATCAAGATCCTTGGAGCGGTAAGTATTCCTATCTAAGGATATTGGGCAAAATGTTGTTGATGTTTATCCTGACTAACATTGGCTGGGTAATCTTCCGTTCCAGTTCAGCCGATCAAATCTATTACATGCTTACCAGAGTGGGGGTGGGTAGATCAGATCAGAGTTTACTCTTGGGATATGATTTAGTGTTTTTCTGCTTGCCATTGGTCATGGTTCAGATCTATCAGTATGTGACCCGTGACCTGCTTATCCTAACAAAGCTAAACTATTGGTTTCGGGTTCCGGTCTACAGTTTCTTGATTATCTGGATTTGTGTTTTCGGTGTTCGCACATCTGGAGAATTCATCTACTTCCAATTCTGATGCCAATTTTGATTAATGACGAGAGTAAAGAGTTAAGGAAAAACATGGCACAACGCGCCGATCAACAGCTACCAGAAGAAATTATTGGCTCAGCCAACCGTCGAGGAGTCTTGCTATCTCTATTGGGAACTCTGATACTTGTTATTTTGTGCAATTTTGCAGCTAAATGGTATCTGAATGACCATCGACCTAATCGAGGCTATTGGTTGGTCAAGGAAAAATGGGAAATGTTACTGGGCTTGAAGCAACCTGTTGACTGGCTCATCCTAGGAGATTCCAGTTGTAACCAGGGGGTAGTTCCAAGTATTCTCAACGAGAGACTCGATGTTACCTCAATCAATCTCTGCACTATCGGCAACATGTTGAGCCTCAACGATGCCTGGATGCTAGAAAAATATATACAGCAATCTGGAGCTCCAAAAAATGTTCTGATCGTGCATGTCTACGATGTTTGGCATCGCGGAATTAACTTTCCGTTAATAGCGAGAGTTCCTTTGAGTTGGGGATACTGGCAGGAGCTTGAACCACCACTAAAGATTCGTTTACGCGGTCCGGGTATTTTATTTATCGAGCGATATTTTCCCCTCTATTCTGAAAACAAGAGTCTTTCGTTATGGTTCAGGTTTCCTCTGGATGCGTTCAAGGAAGTCAGAAGCTACAATATAGAAGAAGATGGGTTCATGGTTTGGGAAAAACCCAACCCTAGTTATGTAGAAGCACAGAAGGAGTCGCATCTCGATTTTGCCAGAAACAATCAATTTAATCTTTCGCCCTACAACCGTCAAGCTTTGGAACGAATCGTGGCCCTGGCGGAAGAGTATGGTTTTAATGTTTACTTAGCCAACAGCCCAATGTATGAAGGTCTTTATCAGCATGAGGATTTTCAAGCCTATTTTAATCAACTTCAAGAAACCCTCGGTGCCTATGCTGCCAAGAGTGAACGAGTACACTACATTTTCCGAGAGCCAATGACCTTTCCCAAGGAGCAGATGGAAAATGCCGATCATCTGGTTTACTCTGCTGCCAAGGTCTACACTAATGAACTTGTGTCAGAAATTCTGTCCTTACAGTCCCAAACCACAACAACTAATCATGATCAGATAAACGTTGTTGAGTAATTTAAATAGTCGGACACAATTAAATTTATAGCGCTACGCGCAGGCAAGAGGCAAGAGGCAAGAGGCAATAAGCTGGTCTTCATTTAAATTCCATGGTTCTGACAGCAGGGGAGCAGGGGAGAGGGTTTGACGGTTTTTTTTCTAACTGAATAATATCCAATTTAAATGCGCAACAGCTTAAAAAATTTGGAGATGACAGTAACCAGTGGATTAATTTCGTGAATCATGAAAATATAAAAGATTATTATAGTAGTGCTAAAAAATTTTAAGATGTGTATGGGGACAATCACCATAAAAACACAAAATACATCTTGTCAAACTTATAGTACAAGAAGTATCTAAGTTTTAATTACCCCGATAATCCCCTACAACTGTTACTGGACATGAGATAAATTATTGATAATAGAAACCTCCAAGCTTCTGTCTTAAGAAACCAACAGTCGTAAAACTCATGAATAATACCCAAATCACTGATACCCTCTCTATTGGCGATCGCTGCCCACTCACCCTAATTGGTGGTCCCTGTGTCATTGAATCGGAAGACTTTACCTTAAAAATGGCAGAGGAGATTCGCAAAGTATGCGATCGCTTGAATATTCCTTTGATCTTCAAGTCTTCCTTTGACAAAGCCAATCGAACTTCAATAAACTCCTTTCGGGGACAAAATCTAGACAGAGGTCTAGAAATTCTCCAGAAGGTCAAACGAATGGTGGGTGTGCCAGTCCTTACCGATATCCACGAAAGTCACCAAGCTGCAACTGTTGCTGAAGTAGTCGATGTCCTGCAAATCCCAGCTTTTCTGTGCCGCCAAACTGACTTGCTAATCGCTGCGGCTGCTACAGGTAAGGCAATTAACGTCAAAAAAGGTCAGTTTCTTGCCCCTTGGGATATGAAGCATGTGGTCAGCAAACTGGAAGCTGGGGGAGCCAAGAATATTTTACTCACTGAGCGGGGTACTAGTTTTGGTTACAATACCCTAGTGGTAGACTTTCGCTCCCTCCCTCAGATGCGCGAGTTAGGTTATCCTGTGGTTTTTGATGCCACTCATAGCGTCCAGATGCCAGGAGGAAAGGGAGATAAGTCTGGTGGACAGCGGCACTTTGTTCCCTATTTGGCCAGAGCTGCGGCTGCGGTTGGCATTGATGCTCTGTTCATGGAAATTCATGAAAATCCTGACATCGCCCCTAGTGATGGTCCGAATATGGTACCATTGGCAGAACTGGAAAATGTGCTAAAGGGAATTCTGAATGTTCGTGCGGGTTTGGACACTACAACTGGGGTAAATTTGCCATGAACAAAATCCCTGAAGCTGAATTACAAGCACGTTTATCCCAGGTCAAACTGCTAGCCCTAGATGTAGATGGGGTCATGACCGATGGCGGACTTTACTACACAGAAAGCGGTGAAGAACTCAGAAAGTTTAATGTCAAGGATGGCATGGGAATCAAGCTACTGCAAAAGACTGGAATTGAGGTAGCTGTTATTACCAATAGCAGTTGTAGGGCAACCCGACATCGAGTCCAAAAGCTAGGAATCAAGTACAGTTTTTTTGCGGTTGAAGATAAGTTAGCTGTCCTCAAAGAACTCTGTGAACAGTTGAGTTTATCTCTTTCCCAAGTCGCCTATGTTGGTGATGATGTCATTGATTTGTCAGTTCTACGGGCTGTAGGATGTCCCTTAACTGTTGCTGATGCGATGCCAGAAAACCGAGACTGTGCTGTGTATGTTACCAGATTAGTAGGTGGGCAAGGAGGGGTTCGAGAAATATGTGAGCTCTTGATGAAAGCACAGGTTTAAGGTAAACATTTAGCCGTCAGCGGTCAGGGGTCAGGGGTCAGCCGTCAGCGGTCAGCCGTCAGCGGTCAGCCGTCAGCGGTCAGGGGTCAGGGGTCAGGGGTCAGCCGTCAGCGGTCAGCGGTCAGGGGTCAGCCATTCGCGAATGGCTGACGTAACAGAGATTAAACCAATGCTTACTTGTTGTCTTGATGCAATAGCGAGTGGGGGAAACCACGGCAGTCGCTGGGGGAACGGCAGTCGCTCATGGGGGAGACCACGGCAGTCGCTCATGGGGGAAACCACGGCAGTTGCTCATGGGGGGAACCCCCAAGACCGCACTGCCTCCCCAAGACCGCGCTGCCTCCCCAAGACCGCGCTGCCTCCCCAAGACCGCGCTGCCTCCCCAAGACCGCGCTGCCTCCCCAAGACCGCGCTGCATCGCTTATTTAAAAGCTGAAAGCTGATAGCTCAGAGCTGAGAGCTGATAGCTGAGAGCTGATAGCTGAGAGCTGAGAGCTGAGAGCTGAGAGCTGATAGCTGATAGCTGATAGCTGAGAGCTGAGAGCTGAGAGCTGAGAGCTGATAGCTGAGAGCTGAGAGCTGATAGCTGAATGCTTAGGCCCCTGCAGCTTAGAACTTAAACTCTACAGCTGAACCAAAAGCTCAGTGGACAAGAATTGACGCAAACACTATCAGAAAAATACTTTTGCAAGAGGTCTAATACTATCCCGATTCAAAAAATAACTTCTGAAAGGGTTAGTAGGCAATGCTTCTCAAGTAGAAGTCTCTGATGATAGCAAATCCGTTAAAAACCCCCTTTATAGTTTAGTCCTTGAGGTGCGGACGAAAGTTTGTGGACACGCGACTTCGTCCTCGTCTGGGCGTAAGCATTCAGCCGTCAGCCGTCAGCCGTCAGCCATTCCCGTAGCGTGGCCACAAGCCTTGGCCAAAGGCCACGCTACGGGAATGGCTGATAGCACCTCAAGTAGCACCATCTGTAGTGCATTAGCTGATAGCTGATAGCTGATAGCTGAATGCTTACGTCTGGGCTAAAGGGGGGTTATCAAAGCTGATTGGCTATGACTTTGCAAGCCTTCAGCTTGGGAGGGTTAAGACTTTTTTCTGTTAACCAGGATGCTGAATATTCCCATAAACAAAATGACCAATTGTAAGCCTGTTAAACGCATCATTACCTGTCAAGGCAGCATTCAACTAGTGACTGCCTTATCAGTCCTTAGTTACAGAGAAAAACAGCAAAAAGACCTTAATATTAAATACGAAGACTACCTTGTTATTTATAATCTCTATTCTCCCCCAGGGCAAATTGATGAATTTGCCGCCTTTATCAAAACTATAGCAGAGTTAGTGGGTGATTGGCATAAAATTGTGTACATCACCCCTGAGCAGCTCAGTGATATTGAGAGTCGAGTAGACTATTCCAGCCCATCAAAAATTTTCCGGATGGTCCATGAAATGGTTGGCACTAACAGGGCTGATGAAATTTACCTGTGCCGGAATTGGATGTTTGGAAATAAGCTACTTATTAATATTTACAAATCTGCCCAAAAAATTTGTTACGGTGATAGTATTGGCTTTTATTTTTCAGTAAATTCAAAAGCTCTGTTTCCAGAATCTAAAGAAAATAAGCCTAGCTTAATTAACTATTTTAAAGCAAATAAACAATCTTTATTAAATAAAACAAAAACAAGTTTAAGACTAAAAACGTCCCTAAAGCCTAGACTAAAATTTGATATCGGTTATTTTGTATTGCCTGAAGTTTTTGGGGAATCACCTCCCATGAAAACTGTCACCTTAAATAAGCTGTGGCTTCTCGAAACTTTTCAAAAGCTGAGGGGTTTGGTAAACCCAGAATACATTCTCCAGTTTCGCAAGAACATTGCTGAGTCTCCCGTCTCAATTCTACTCACTTCAAATTTGTCTGAGGCGGGTAGAATGTCTCTGGAGAATGAAATTGCTGCTTACCGTGAATTGCTGATCTGTGAAGGTATAGAGCCAAACACAGTACTGGTGCTAAAACCCCATCCTAGAGATGACAATCTCAAACTCCAGAAGTTGGAGTATGCCCTATCTGACTTGTTTGATAAAATAATAGTTTTATCAGAACCAGACCTCTTTTTTCTCCCGTTTGAGGTATTTTTTTCCGAAGCTTTCCTCCCCCTAGATTCAAGCCGACATAATCAACCCAGGGTGTTTGCAGTCAGTACAGCTTGTTTATCCCTAAAGCTACTGTTTAAT encodes:
- a CDS encoding polysialyltransferase family glycosyltransferase, with protein sequence MTNCKPVKRIITCQGSIQLVTALSVLSYREKQQKDLNIKYEDYLVIYNLYSPPGQIDEFAAFIKTIAELVGDWHKIVYITPEQLSDIESRVDYSSPSKIFRMVHEMVGTNRADEIYLCRNWMFGNKLLINIYKSAQKICYGDSIGFYFSVNSKALFPESKENKPSLINYFKANKQSLLNKTKTSLRLKTSLKPRLKFDIGYFVLPEVFGESPPMKTVTLNKLWLLETFQKLRGLVNPEYILQFRKNIAESPVSILLTSNLSEAGRMSLENEIAAYRELLICEGIEPNTVLVLKPHPRDDNLKLQKLEYALSDLFDKIIVLSEPDLFFLPFEVFFSEAFLPLDSSRHNQPRVFAVSTACLSLKLLFNVPSIVGFGDQITTKLFYENYAAGRLEHEGELRAAINKVEVPAIITNGLSGVAELSNG
- a CDS encoding HAD-IIIA family hydrolase, giving the protein MNKIPEAELQARLSQVKLLALDVDGVMTDGGLYYTESGEELRKFNVKDGMGIKLLQKTGIEVAVITNSSCRATRHRVQKLGIKYSFFAVEDKLAVLKELCEQLSLSLSQVAYVGDDVIDLSVLRAVGCPLTVADAMPENRDCAVYVTRLVGGQGGVREICELLMKAQV
- the kdsA gene encoding 3-deoxy-8-phosphooctulonate synthase; the protein is MNNTQITDTLSIGDRCPLTLIGGPCVIESEDFTLKMAEEIRKVCDRLNIPLIFKSSFDKANRTSINSFRGQNLDRGLEILQKVKRMVGVPVLTDIHESHQAATVAEVVDVLQIPAFLCRQTDLLIAAAATGKAINVKKGQFLAPWDMKHVVSKLEAGGAKNILLTERGTSFGYNTLVVDFRSLPQMRELGYPVVFDATHSVQMPGGKGDKSGGQRHFVPYLARAAAAVGIDALFMEIHENPDIAPSDGPNMVPLAELENVLKGILNVRAGLDTTTGVNLP
- a CDS encoding MBOAT family O-acyltransferase, with amino-acid sequence MLFNSFIFVLFFIIVYTLYLFLNRNYKAQNILLLIASYVFYGWWDWRFLSLLALSTVVDFTVGKQLQDIKEDRKRKLLLCISLVFNLSLLGFFKYFNFFAESFSSLLQIVGLQVDWVTLTILLPVGISFYTFQTMSYTIDIYRGKLKPISNFLDFALFVSFFPQLVAGPIERATTLIPQIILPRNLNIEQINAGILLIVWGYFKKVVIADNMATIANPIFNNYTQYQGLDVLIGILAFTVQIYGDFSGYSDIARGISKLMGFELMVNFKLPYFALNPSDFWLRWHISLSTWLRDYLYIPLGGNRQGSLNTYRNLFLTMLLGGLWHGAAWNFVIWGAFQGLILIIYRIFDKNPEHQDPWSGKYSYLRILGKMLLMFILTNIGWVIFRSSSADQIYYMLTRVGVGRSDQSLLLGYDLVFFCLPLVMVQIYQYVTRDLLILTKLNYWFRVPVYSFLIIWICVFGVRTSGEFIYFQF